The genomic region ttagcACCATATCGCCCATTCCATGATCTGACTAGTTTTACTATTCTATGTTTCCTGTTGAAGATTTTCAAAGAATTATCATTAATATGAGACAGGAATTAGTCTTGATACGAGAAAAAGATGATATTGATGCTATTATTGCTACAGATGAAACAGAAAAACCAAAAATTGaaattaataaactttattgGAATGTACCTCATATTTTACCTAATATTAGCGAACAATTGCGGCTAAACAAAATAGTTCGTAATAATACGGAACTACCTATAAAATTTAGAAGTTGGGAATTAATTGAATATCTCACTTTAAATAATTCAACACGTCATACTTGGCCAGTAAAAACAACTATAAAATTAGAAAGTCCTCGTCATATTGTAGTAGCTTTCCATGATGGTCGAAAAGGAAAAATGCTGAAAGATATGAGTAAATTTGATCACTGCAATTTAACAAATATTCGTATGTTCCTTAATTCTGAACGATATCCTTATCAtggaaaagaaaaattatttaaaaaaatacattgctATTCCTTTATACGAATTGGATGTACAACCAACATTAGAAGTTAAGGAACCTGCTTGTTTTTATCATAATAGTGAAAAATGTATTTGTGCTTTATCTAATGTATTTTGGTTGTATGATACTTTTTTaatgcaaaaataaaaatatattatattattttttgttttatttcttaattataaataaataaaagagtcaattagtattataataatttattaaaacaacaaTTACATAGTGTACGGTTTACTTATGGGTGTCCTTAAGTGCAGTTTACTAAAAGACTTAaacattatttgtttatcttcaaattgttttattttttcctttagTTCCTTGATCTTTTTCATAAATTCCTCCAATTTTAACGATATGTTGTTTTGAAATGaaaactacaaaataaaatatattatttattaattatatcTACATGTATTTACAGTATCTACCCCTTCATCTTCAGTAGGTAGAACATCTTTTAGGTCATTTAAGAAATCAGTCAGCcctagattttttattttttttaaaaagcaaCACATGCATATTACGTCAGAGAGATAGTCTTCACATATTCTTGCTCCCTTGTGGTATTTGGTAGCTTCTTCGTTACACTCTTCTACCGTGTACCTTCTTGTTCTTATAACAGCTCGCTCGGCTTCGTACTCAAACTTATCCGCATTGTCAATAAAAACCCATTTCAGGTTTCTAATTGCTTCAACGACATCGAGTACTTTTCTACCACACGCATCCATGACTAAAAATTAACAAAGAATAATTACAAAGAATGACGAATACTTGGCATTCAGCATGCTAACATCaagggtttttttttttttttttttttgtagaaaatcaAATGTCGAAATAATAAATCCCATCTGGAATGAAGGGATAAATAGCAGAGCagaaaacattaataaaaacaaacaagAAAAACCGAACAGATTTAACAAAGAATAATTAtgagaaaataaaaaagattaaTTGTCATGTTGGCATGAGGTCTTTTTGTAGACAATCAGGtgctaaaataataaatctcatctGGAATGAAGGAATTTTATAAATAGCTGACCAAAAACTTGAAAAACCGAAAAGATTTAAAAACGAATAATtacgagaaaataaaaaataaatgtcaTTCAAAATGACGATAGTTAGACAATTATTTAATGTCGAAATAATAAATCTCAGCTGGAATGAAGAGATTTTATAAATGGCGGAGCAGAAAACattaagttttattcaaaatcaaacaagaaacatcgaaaatatttaataaagaataaTTAAGAGAACACTTACCTTTGAAAACTAGTTGAACCACAACGAGCGCACACTAACAGTAGGGAATAGACTATGGAATATACCGTCCTGAGGTGCATTTTGAAATTTATATGGTTGCGTGCCTCACCCTATGACGTGTTGTAGAATGTTTGCGTGCGCAAAATTATATTCAGTTTTATCATTGTAAAATCATTGAAAAATTCCAACATTTTCTCTGCACATGATAAGAAATATAGCTCAATAACAAAATGCGGTATGATAACGAAGAATTGCATAGTAATGTGATTAGACCTTCAACCGCTATTTCCTATGCGATATGTGAAttatcaattttaattattttcaacgatttttacttcaaatattttcttaaataactttaCCAAAAAATTTTGGGTTTAGTATAAATCGAGATGCTTGTCTGTTTACATGTCTTATTGTTGCTCTCTGTATCTGTGTATGCAGAGAATAGCACTCTGGAGTATGCTAGTTCTTTTCTTAAACGATTTGGATATCTAAATACATCAAGTAATGCTATTTCTAGTATAGATATGGCCTTAGTTGAATTTCAAGAAAGATACAATCTTCCGGTGACCGGAACATTAAATAATGATACTATGAATATGATGATGAATAAGCCTCGATGTTCTGTTGGCGACAATAACTATGCAATTCATTCGAAGTGGAATAAAACGACATTAAGTTGGTATTTTCCTCAAGCTGTTAGTAATCCAGTTTATATACATCTTGCTGAAGACGCTTTCGTTAGATGGGAGAAAATATCTAATTTAAAGTTTAAACGAGTAATAATACCTTCTTCAAAGCCGGATATTACTATAACTGTGGTGTCAAATAATCATAGTTTTCGAGCAAGTTGTCAAGGAACCTCTAAATGCCCATTTAATTTCGATGGTCCTGGAAAAGTATTAGCTCACGCATACTATCCTGGCGTAAACGATTGCATCGAAATCCATCTTGATGCCAATGAACGGTGGTATGCAGGAAATGGCAGAGCTCCTGATGGTGAAGCCAATTTTTTGGCTGTCCTACTGCATGAAATTGGTCATACCCTTGGACTAGAACATAGTAATAGCGATTCGTCTATTATGTATCCTTGGTATCAACAAGATGTGACAAGTTTTGGTGATGATGATAAAAAGGCAATGAGCAGGCTATATGGACAAACAGAAGCCCCCACATCGATGTCAACAGCCCCAGTTACGCAAACAACACTTTCGAAAAATAGGATCTATTTGCCGACAACACCTGCAATAAAAAACATCTGTCTACTTCAGTATCCCGATTTCATGTTTCTAGCTACATCTCCACAGTTTCCAAATTATCGCATGTACGTTGGGTCTGACAAATATTTATGGAAGTTTGATTTAAATGAGATGCGTCTTCCACAACATCCAGAATTAATTACTGATTATCTCCCTAAAGAGTTGAGGTTTACGCAAGTTTCACATGTTTTTCAGAATTCCGAGGGACACTTAATAACTGTAAGCAATAATCGGTATTACGACGCATCTTTCCCTAATTTACAACTTCAAAAAAGTTTTATGTTTCCTTCTATACCTACGAGAACCAAAATAAATGCCTTATTTCAAACAAACAGCGGTCAAACATATTTATTGTACAATGATAATTCATACATTGAATTTAATGAAGCTGGAGATGTCTTAAACCGCGGCCCAATAAATGATCTCTTCCCCGGAATACCAAATAAAATAACATCAGCATTCCGGTACACGGATGGGTTTATTTACTTTTTTCAAAACAATACCTATTATAAGTACAGCGAATACACACGTAAAGTTGTAGCAGCAGGAACGTTCAGTTGGGGGCTTTTTGGGATACCCTGCCCTGAAGACGGtctattaaaacaattaaaaactttgttaaacaaAATTGTAACTATATACGAATAAAGATTGCTGTGTTCCTTTtaagttcttttaataaaaaattgtattatgttgttgttttatttaaattacaAAATTACCAGCCGCGCGCTTCATATCTACGAGATCCTTCCTCGAAAAAATTAAGGTACCGACCGCGCCTCTGGTTCGCGCAAAGCGAAAAATTAAGGTACCGATCGCACATCTGGTATCGCGCACCGCTGCGCCGCCTGTGTTCCTTTtaagttcttttaataaaaaaattgcattatgttgttgttttatttaaattccaaaattACCAGCCGCGCGCTTCGTATCTACGAGATCCGCGAAAAACTTAAGGTACCGACCGCGCATCTGCTTCGCGTTCCGCGAAAAATTAAGGTACCGATCGCACATCTGGTATCGCGCACCGATCGATCAGCGCTAGAACGCCGTCACATCGGAACGCGCCCCATCGGACGTCGTCACATCGGAAAGCGCCCTTTTGACACTATGCCGCCATGTTTTTTTGTATTCGTTATCTCCCGCCCATTCCAACGAGCCGTCGTACGtttaaatcggaccaatagcagcaGAGATACCAtgtttctctctctaacacacatACTTTCCTATATCAGCTGTGACATCACATACCTCTCTCTCTAACACACAGAATTCCCTATATCTGTAGTGACACCCGTTTAGATCATCTACTGCAGTAAAATGtgtttagaattaaataaattatgatacattcatctttttgtgtcaaataatttaaataaaaaaatatttttttggacaccctgtataaataattatgttaatctttatattattgaatagagactTAAATgctctttcaaatgagctatcacatgacccctattcccatttaaaaaaattagcgattacgtcatcacgcccaaatggatgacgtcactagtatgatatatatgccttcttcttcttcttcttaaagttccatctcctagcggaggttggatatcataatggctatggtcactttgttggctgctgctctgaacagttgtaatgaactacagttaaaccattctctaaggttcctcagccaggagatgcgtcttcttcctatgcttctttttccttgaatccttccttgcataataactctcagcagctcatatttctctcctctggtaatgtgacccaaatattctagttttcttgtttttatactgttcataatttctaactccttatttaaacgtcgtagcacttcaatattggtaatcctttgaacccactgaattttcaacattcttctgtaacaccacatttcgaacgctactatttttcttatatgttgccttttcaatgtccaagcttccattccgagaggcaactgaaggtctttgtaagcagtgtcttcatttttataaatgcttgccttgcagtttcaattcggactttaatttctttgctttggcatatatatgccaaaaaactgtaatttaaaaataaaaattgacctatttcgggatttttccttaaactctccggtttacgaaataatgaatttatacgTTAGTTTCTAGTTTCTAGTTTTTACAACTGTCATATTATTTAcagcaaaaataaaacaaaaaacatgtaGGAGTAAAAATAAAAGCAAACAAACGAAATGGGACACTGAAAAACTAAAAGAAGAGCAAGTAAGAAGGAGATATCAGGAAGAACTGGAAAAATATCTAATAATGGAAGACAATCAAGAATGTGTTGATGTGAAACGGGAGTGGAGCTGAATAAAAGACGCCATACAGGAAGCAGCAGAAAAAACAATTGGcaaaaagaagaaggagaagaaaaaagAATGGTACAACATCTAATgtcaaaaaatgatggaaaaAAGTGGAAGCGAGATTAAAATGGATAAGAACGAACACGGCAGAAGACAGAGAAAACTACGAACTACTGAGAAATGAGGgcaaaaaattaacagaaaacaaaaaCGACAATGGATAGATCTAAAGATTCAGGAAATAGAGAACgaaaaatataacagaaattcaaaaaaattctataataaaataaaagaaaacaatagAGCAttcaaaggtaaattaaaaggaataaaaaacaaacaaggtAAAATTGTAGAGAAAGAGAAAGAGTATAAAGAAATA from Diabrotica virgifera virgifera chromosome 3, PGI_DIABVI_V3a harbors:
- the LOC126881906 gene encoding uncharacterized protein LOC126881906 — translated: MDACGRKVLDVVEAIRNLKWVFIDNADKFEYEAERAVIRTRRYTVEECNEEATKYHKGARICEDYLSDVICMCCFLKKIKNLGLTDFLNDLKDVLPTEDEGFSFQNNISLKLEEFMKKIKELKEKIKQFEDKQIMFKSFSKLHLRTPISKPYTM